In one window of Oncorhynchus kisutch isolate 150728-3 linkage group LG16, Okis_V2, whole genome shotgun sequence DNA:
- the LOC109878207 gene encoding bromodomain adjacent to zinc finger domain protein 2B-like isoform X13, translating to MESGERLASPAPPTARTSSPAASSSSSSSSSSPAPHSKSSLAPSPAASLGSTLSTSGRLYGVMSDQQPYTLSSAFPLVSHPAFGLYTTSSGRPEFGGLGSLGSLGSLGSLGMSAALAAHPQLGALTEWWRAAEAHSRGAAAFLPPFLGLPTMFTPHIQQNHSPLQAPSRTPSKNGQTPKGVNGAVNGSGVSSPTMQGSYSMNASPSLGASQAVKGPNSKARGPRSSPHSQSHTAELQLEKVPCKPKDKKPGKKPAEVAGVSDSESGSSSDSSSDGAISSDLEDLGGEEDDDDDDDDDDDDEDEEEEGKSEAWNSEKEKARRTKKKMKIGTLSSGMKEAQDNRNSLPHSLHSDPPTLVPSQHSPSTLSQSSPLSLQTSRPREEGLQQHLSVIQSTGLAASSKPLALLTQPRRETSSPSTVSASPIPLITSPKGRTTASPKPPKLLPSSPQHPPLSLCSSSKPLSVPSLARSVPLSSSPQSFPLLTSPMANSQQPKPLKTPGSGKASKRKLLEESLSQINEFRLKQSLLSQGQTFPAAQPKKQQGHKTSRKAAGVTSSSLPPPNLSSSESPCGGGRSTKLPPAPLPPPPQNNHSNLFLSSALLGLAAHPNGVIQSTTAQDAPLALITKPRKDSNKDLSRAGASLSLPVNLSTGGRVHSASSQGPPARPATSPSPATARGPRKIKAPKAPNLQVQAHALAPMAAWKGLSQSHLVQSLVDLFRGAEAGLPGLPGLPSSKDSDDSVEDDDDDDDDDLDDLEDDEEDSDDSLSDSDSNSDSDKDVSGGKLKDPKLKLPSSGSVSKREKTPLKLTKGHASLLSSTTNHTAASCSPLNLQVIKTPNIVTSSSALAYHNSPSSSYSLVTPPGAGKRKRVMDEQELRIPLELGWQRETRIKSASGKMQGDVAYYAPCGKKLRQYPDVVKGLQWSLLKDEDVIPHILAMEGRRGRPPNSERQRGAEGGKGSRRRKGRPPNVGEGLGLGAEVPSPSEAKLLRKLEAQEIARQAAQMKMMRKLEKQAMARAAKEARKQQAIMAAEERRKQKEQMKLIKQQEKIKRIQQIRLEKEMRAQQILEAKRRKKEEVANAKMMEAEKRIKEKEMRRQHAVILKHQERERRRQHGMLMKAVEARKKAEERERLRQEKRDEKRLNKERKLELRRLELEIARELKKPNEDMCLADHKPLPEFSRIPGLILPGGAVSDCLMLMQFLRGFGKVLGFDVGVDVPTLGMLQEGLLNVGDSMGHVQDLLVRLLSLAVCDPGLPPGHKTKTMLGDHLTNVGINRDNVSEVLQMYMGAYCGQTDLAELALSLKTKAFQAHTPAQKASILGFLANELACSKSVVSEIDKNLDHMTNMRKDKWLIEGKLKKLRTIHAKRTGKRDASMGGEEAQPLGTPSSGLKRKRKAGAESDDDEDEDEDSDDLADEDDEEEEEEMKKAKKVETCDEDDGDQSTSVEELEKQIEKLAKQQHQVRRKLFEASHSLRSMMYGQDRYRRRYWVLPHCGGVFIEAMESGEAAGELENERERRRAAAGEVHIKEEPQEEEVQKKNPGGVGGEVRSVYTSVRSEEGKEEKKGSPNLFLLHPASLSKLTTLLDVAKDVAKEIREAKADLRPKYSPTPPSVTTTTKTTPPSDPANASLPAKPTSPCASTAPNLPCEEAKPGYPTSTSSPSSFSSLLSPPPQLFSPIKTSTLAPNPPQLQYLPSDQLLRVLTERSGHWFSLLPRSPCDDSSLTTSPSPGPGPLQSSPLPSSSLTRPRSPPASPALPLTPSAASASASPHHPAGFINYPLSALQVKAGGSLLSLSAFCGGWPSGMLSPSQLPFCSSPLPGHSGLSSVEGSANAPPSVSSKSESPVPPGEKLSSTVPSPAMMEVPKHSDHPTPRPIPEEMLSGWWRVSDIEELRSLVGSLHSRGTREKGLHRQMHKYMELIPQVCTKHRDAAMIELCELEESQVSVESVRGWCVEEQAMEMDIAVLQQVEELERKVTTASLQVKGWMYPEPQSEREDLVYHEHKPLPKHQPAAGGAGDKDQPEDKADHKAGGVVRHADNPLDIAVTRLADLERNIERRGEEEVAHGMKVWRKALGDVRSAAQLAMCLQQLQKSIAWERSIMKVYCQICRKGDNEDLLLLCDGCDKGCHTYCHKPKITTIPEGDWYCPACISKASGPSPKNKKPLSKPVAGGGGKKPTAAEAKRNGKQAGNSNGNVEVSEDDSASASGTPKKGGGAKEPPSRKRKGEESPAPSQAPPTPQSPSLESPVVCVKRAKTARDNNRDLGLCRVLLAELERHQDAWPFLNPVNTKGIPGYRKVIKKPMDFATIREKLVSSQYQNLETFIIDVNLVFDNCEKFNEDNSDIGRAGHNMRKFFDKRWTELLNEIN from the exons GTCGTTTGTATGGGGTGATGAGTGACCAGCAGCCCTACACGTTGTCAAGTGCCTTCCCCCTGGTCAGCCACCCAGCCTTCGGCCTGTACACCACCAGCTCAGGACGCCCAGAGTTTGGAGGCCTGGGGTCGTTGGGGTCCCTGGGTTCTCTGGGGTCCTTGGGGATGTCTGCTGCCCTGGCCGCACACCCCCAGCTGGGAGCTCTGACAG aatGGTGGCGAGCAGCAGAGGCCCacagtaggggggcagcagcCTTCCTCCCGCCGTTCCTGGGCCTCCCCACAATGTTCACCCCCCACATCCAGCAGAACCACAGCCCCCTGCAAGCCCCCTCCAGGACCCCCAGCAAAAACGGACAGACCCCCAAAG GGGTGAACGGGGCAGTGAATGGAAGTGGGGTCTCCTCCCCAACCATGCAGGGGTCTTACTCCATGAATGCGTCCCCATCCCTGGGTGCCTCCCAGGCTGTTAAGGGCCCCAACTCCAAGGCCAGGGGCCCCAGGAGCAGCCCTCACAGCCAGAGCCACACAGCAGAGCTACAGCTGGAGAAAGTACCCTGCAAACCTAAAGACAAG AAGCCCGGTAAAAAGCCAGCAGAGGTCGCTGGGGTCAGTGACAGCGAATCAGGCTCTTCCTCGGACAGCTCCAGCGACGGAGCCATCAGCAGCGACCTGGAGGACCTCGGAGGGGAAGAGGACGACGACGATGATGAcgacgacgatgatgatgatgaggatgaggaagaggagggaaagagcGAGGCGTGGAACTCTGAGAAGGAGAAGGCGAGGCGGACGAAGAAAAAAATGAAG atCGGGACACTAAGCTCGGGCATGAAGGAGGCCCAAGACAATAGGAACAGCCTGCCCCACAGCCTACACTCCGACCCCCCCACCCTGGTCCCCTCACAGCACTCCCCCTCTACCCTGTCCCAGagctcccccctgtctctccagACCTCCCGGCCCAGAGAGGAGGGTCTCCAGCAGCACCTCAGTGTCATCCAGTCCACGGGCCTAGCAGCCAGCTCCAAGCCCCTGGCCCTCCTCACCCAACCCCGCAGGGAAACCTCCTCCCCATCAACCGTCTCTGCCTCTCCAATCCCCCTCATCACCTCCCCCAAAGGACGCACCACCGCCTCCCCCAAGCCGCCCAAGCTTCTGCCCTCCTCGCCGCAGCACCCGCCCCTGTCCCTCTGCTCTTCCTCCAAGCCCCTGTCGGTGCCCTCCCTGGCCCGCTCCGTACCCCTGTCCTCCTCGCCTCAATCCTTCCCTCTCCTCACGTCGCCCATGGCCAACTCCCAGCAGCCCAAGCCTCTGAAGACACCTGGCAGTGGGAAGGCTAGTAAGAGGAAGTTGCTGGAGGAATCACTCTCTCAGATCAACGAATTCAGGCTCAAACAG TCTTTACTCTCACAAGGCCAGACTTTCCCGGCGGCACAGCCCAAGAAGCAGCAGGGTCACAAAACCTCTAGGAAGGCTGCTGGGGTGACGTCATCCTCCTTGCCGCCCCCCAATCTGTCCTCCTCGGAGAGTCCGTGTGGCGGTGGCAGAAGCACAAAGTTGCCCCctgctcccctcccccctcccccccagaaCAACCACTCCAACCTCTTCCTGTCCAGCGCTCTCCTGGGCCTAGCTGCCCACCCCAACGGAGTCATCCAAAGCACCACGGCTCAGGACGCGCCGCTAGCCCTTATCACCAAGCCCCGCAAAGACTCCAACAAGGACCTCTCTCGGGCAGGGGCGTCCCTCTCACTGCCCGTCAACCTCAGCACCGGCGGAAGGGTCCACTCGGCCTCCTCTCAGGGCCCCCCGGCGCGGCCCGCTACCTCACCCTCACCGGCCACGGCCCGGGGCCCCAGGAAGATCAAGGCCCCCAAGGCCCCTAACCTCCAGGTTCAGGCCCATGCCCTGGCCCCAATGGCAGCCTGGAAGGGCCTCTCTCAGAGTCACCTGGTGCAGTCTCTGGTGGACCTGTTCAGAGGGGCCGAGGCCGGCCTCCCAGGTCTCCCCGGTCTCCCTAGCAGCAAGGACTCGGATGACTCTGTTGAGGatgacgacgacgacgacgatgATGATCTGGATgatttggaggatgatgaggaggactCGGATGACAGCTTGTCAG ATTCTGACAGTAACTCGGACAGCGACAAGGACGTCTCCGGTGGCAAACTGAAGGACCCGAAGCTGAAGCTGCCATCGTCAGGCTCCGTCTCCAAGAGGGAGAAGACCCCACTCAAGCTAACCAAAGGCCACGCCTCCTTACTGAGCAGCACAACCAATCACACAGCCGCCAGCTGCTCCCCACTCAACCTGCAGGTCATCAAGACGCCCAACATCGTCACCAGCTCCAGTGCCTTGGCCTATCAcaactctccttcctcctcctactCCCTGGTCACGCCCCCAG gcGCAGGGAAAAGAAAGAGGGTGATGGATGAGCAGGAGTTGAGGATACCTCTGGAGTTGGG CTGGCAGAGAGAAACGCGGATCAAGAGCGCGTCCGGGAAGATGCAAGGCGACGTGGCGTACTACGCGCCATGCGGGAAGAAGTTGAGGCAGTACCCAGATGTGGTGAAG GGTCTGCAGTGGAGCCTGCTGAAGGACGAGGACGTCATCCCTCATATCCTGGCCATGGAGGGCCGGCGGGGACGGCCCCCCAACTCAGAGCGCCAGCGCGGGGCCGAGGGGGGAAAGGGCTCCCGGAGAAGGAAGGGCCGGCCACCCAACGTGGGAGAGGGTCTGGGGTTGGGGGCCGAGGTGCCTAGCCCCAGCGAGGCCAAACTCTTACGCAAACTGGAGGCCCAAG AGATAGCCAGGCAGGCGGCCCAGATGAAGATGATGAGGAAGCTAGAGAAGCAGGCCATGGCCAGGGCAGCCAAAGAGGCCAGGAAGCAACaag CCATCATGGCAGCCGAGGAAAGGAGGAAGCAGAAGGAGCAAATGAAGCTCATCAAGCAGCAG GAGAAGATCAAGCGTATTCAGCAGATCAGGTTGGAGAAGGAGATGAGGGCACAGCAGATCCTGGAG GCTAAACGCAGAAAGAAAGAAGAGGTTGCGAATGCCAAAATGATGGAGGCAGAGAAACGAATAAAG GAGAAAGAAATGCGAAGACAGCATGCAGTCATTTTGAAGCACCAG gagagggagaggagacggcAACATGGGATGCTCATGAAGGCGGTGGAGGCTCGCAAAAAAGCAGAG GAGCGCGAGCGCTTGCGGCAGGAAAAGAGGGATGAGAAACGCCTGAACAAGGAGCGGAAATTGGAGCTGAGGAGGCTGGAACTGGAGATTGCCAGGGAGCTGAAGAAGCCAAATGAAGACATGTGTCTGGCCGATCATAAG CCTCTTCCAGAGTTTTCCAGAATCCCTGGCCTGATCTTGCCGGGGGGTGCGGTGTCTGACTGCCTGATGCTGATGCAGTTCCTACGCGGTTTTGGGAAGGTGCTGGGCTTCGATGTGGGGGTGGACGTACCCACCCTGGGcatgctgcaggagggcctgctCAACGTGGGAGACAGCATGGGACACGTCCAGGACCTGCTGGTCAGACTGCTCTCCCTGGCCGTGTGTGACCCTGGACTGCCCCCTGGACACAAG acCAAGACCATGCTGGGGGACCATCTGACCAACGTGGGCATCAACCGGGACAATGTGTCGGAGGTGCTGCAGATGTACATGGGGGCCTATTGCGGGCAGACTGACCTGGCTGAGCTGGCCCTCAGCCTGAAGACCAAGGCCTTCCAGGCTCACACCCCCGCCCAGAAGGCCTCCATACTGGGCTTCCTGGCCAATGAGCTGGCCTGCAGCAAGAGTGTCGTCAG CGAGATCGACAAGAACCTTGATCACATGACCAACATGAGGAAGGACAAGTGGCTGATCGAGGGCAAACTCAAAAA gTTGAGGACCATCCATGCCAAGCGGACCGGGAAGAGAGATGCCAGTATGGGAGGGGAGGAGGCCCAGCCCCTGGGTACGCCCTCCTCTGGCCTCAAACGCAAGAGAAAGGCCGGAGCAGAAAGCGACGACGACGAGGATGAAGATGAAGACAGCGATGACCTGGCCGATGAAGAtgacgaggaagaggaggaggagatgaagaaggCGAAGAAAGTGGAAACGTGTGACGAGGACGATGGGGACCAATCAACTAGTGTGGAGGAGCTGGAGAAACAGATAGAGAAGCTAGCCAAG CAACAGCACCAGGTGAGGAGGAAGCTGTTTGAGGCGTCCCACTCCCTGCGCTCCATGATGTACGGCCAGGACCGGTACCGCCGGCGCTACTGGGTTCTGCCCCACTGCGGAGGGGTCTTCATCGAGGCCATGGAGAGCGGAGAAGCTGCGGGGGAGctggagaacgagagggagaggaggagggcggcAGCAGGGGAGGTGCACATCAAGGAGGAGCCgcaggaggaggaggtgcagaAGAAGAATCCTGGGGGCGTCGGCGGGGAGGTGAGGAGCGTCTACACCTCCGTGCGGtcagaggaggggaaggaggagaagaaaggtTCTCCCAATCTTTTCCTCTTGCATCCGGCCTCTCTCTCCAAACTGACCACGCTGCTCGATGTCGCTAAGGACGTTGCCAAGGAAATCCGCGAAGCCAAGGCAGACCTCCGCCCCAAATACAGCCCAACACCACCGTCTGTCACCACGACAACAAAAACAACACCACCATCCGATCCCGCCAACGCCTCTCTGCCCGCTAAACCTACAAGCCCCTGTGCGTCTACGGCGCCCAACCTGCCGTGCGAGGAGGCCAAACCCGGCTACCCCACCTCCACCTCGTCCCCCTCCTCGTTCTCCTCCCTCCTAAGCCCCCCACCCCAGCTTTTCAGCCCTATAAAGACCTccaccctagcccctaaccctccACAGCTCCAGTACCTCCCCAGCGACCAGCTCCTCAGGGTCCTGACAGAGAGGAGCGGTCACTGGTTCAGCCTACTCCCCCGCTCCCCCTGTGACGACTCCTCCCtcaccacctctccctcccctgggCCTGGCCCTCTCCAGTCCTCCCCGCTGCCTTCCTCCAGCCTCACCCGGCCCAGGTCTCCCCCGGCTTCCCCCGCCCTGCCTCTCACCCCCTCGGCAGCGTCGGCCTCAGCCAGCCCCCACCACCCAGCTGGCTTCATCAACTACCCTCTGTCAGCCCTGCAG GTTAAGGCTGGAGGGTCGTTGCTGAGTCTCTCAGCGTTCTGCGGTGGCTGGCCCAGTGGAATGTTGAGCCCCAGCCAGCTGCCCTTCTGCAGCAGCCCCCTGCCAGGCCACTCAGGCCTCAGCTCCGTGGAGGGCAGTGCCAATGCGCCGCCCAGCGTCTCCAGCAAGAGCGAGTCGCCCGTTCCTCCCGGCGAGAAGCTCTCGTCCACGGTGCCCTCTCCCGCCATGATGGAGGTGCCCAAGCACTCGGACCACCCCACACCACGGCCCATCCCAGagg agATGCTGTCAGGCTGGTGGCGGGTGTCAGACATTGAGGAGCTGCGCTCCCTGGTGGGGTCCCTCCACAGCCGGGGAACCAGAGAGAAGGGCCTGCACCGACAGATGCACAAATACATGGAGCTCATCCCACAGGTCTGCACCAAGCACCGAGACG CGGCCATGATAGAGCTGTGTGAGCTGGAGGAGAGCCAGGTGAGTGTGGAGTCAGTGCGTGGGTGGTGTGTGGAGGAGCAGGCCATGGAGATGGACATCGCTGTGCTGCAGCAggtggaggagctggagaggaAGGTCACCACCGCCAGCCTGCAGGtcaag GGCTGGATGTACCCCGAGCCCCAATCAGAGAGGGAGGACCTGGTCTACCACGAGCACAAGCCCCTCCCCAAACACCAACCAGCGGCGGGCGGCGCTGGCGACAAAGACCAACCGGAGGACAAGGCGGACCACAAGGCGGGCGGCGTGGTGCGTCACGCGGACAACCCTCTGGACATAGCGGTGACGCGGCTGGCGGACCTGGAGAGGAACATCGAGAGAAG GGGCGAGGAGGAGGTGGCCCATGGGATGAAGGTGTGGAGGAAGGCCCTGGGCGACGTCCGCAGTGCCGCCCAGCTGGCCATGTGTCTCCAGCAGCTCCAGAAGTCCATCGCCTGGGAGAGGTCCATCATGAAAGTG TACTGTCAGATCTGCAGGAAGGGTGACAACGAGGACCTGCTCCTGCTGTGTGACGGCTGTGACAAAGGCTGCCACACGTACTGTCACAAACCCAAGATCACCACCATCCCCGAGGGGGACTGGTACTGTCCCGCCTGCATATCCAAG GCGAGCGGCCCGTCTCCCAAGAACAAGAAGCCGCTGAGCAAACCGGTGGCGGGTGGAGGCGGGAAGAAACCCACCGCTGCCGAGGCCAAGCGAAACGGGAAGCAGGCCGGCAACAGTAACGGTAACGTGGAGGTGTCAGAGGACGACTCGGCGAGCGCCAGCGGCACCCCTAAGAAAGGAGGAGGAGCGAAAGAGCCCCCCAGcaggaagaggaaaggagaggagagccccGCCCCGTCCCAGGCCCCGCCCACACCCCAGTCACCCagtctggagagccctgtggtgtgtgtgaagagagccaagacagccagagacaacaacaGAGACCTTGGTTTGTGCAG GGTGCTCCTGGCTGAGTTGGAGCGTCACCAGGATGCCTGGCCCTTCCTCAACCCCGTCAACACCAAGGGGATCCCTGGCTACAGGAAGGTCATCAAGAAGCCCATGGACTTCGCCACCATCAGAGAGAAGCTCGTCAGCAGCCA GTATCAGAATCTGGAGACTTTCATTATTGACGTCAACCTGGTTTTTGATAACTGTGAAAAGTTTAATGAAGACAATTCAGACATCGGGCGAGCGGGACACAACATGAGGAAGTTCTTTGATAAGAGATGGACAGAGCTTCTCAATGAAATAAACTAA